Within Vicia villosa cultivar HV-30 ecotype Madison, WI linkage group LG1, Vvil1.0, whole genome shotgun sequence, the genomic segment acgccaagtgggaaaatgcctcaagaccctcacaagcacactacaacggtagcttaggtgtgagcccaagatcacatgatcggggctgtcccattgatcacaaagcctggtacataacgcaacctagcccccggcccgtttcgattcaagcatactgtagcggggaaaatctgatatcgaagccatgggattgactcgaatcaatatttcatttgaaatcgccaccgcgctttattttttcaaaggaaaagggaaaagaacgaaaaacccaaagttttgtttttaaaacaagaaagagaactcaggttcgggtgttgattatatgatgggaaggtttaaagcacccctcatatctgtggtactccacaggaacctttttgaaaatctgtgtcgtgtgtgctaaaaaagggtttgttttatttttaaaataagctcggcaaagcgttaagctttgggcctacatacctcctcggtgcaatggagaagtcagagctaatgtagttccgcttaaagggaaaacatttaaaaacgaataaacactttatcgtcgttggagagaaatactcagccattgatcttgagcatgagaacaaacgagttctttgcatcgctaatgaaagaagggctccaactcggataaaatcgacgagtatgccactagctctctcacgcggaaaagatctcattatatcaatcaatttcaaaatcgtggggtataaccactcgtttcgacaattaacagtgtctaaacttttgaagaaaaagaggaaaaggccactaagggcaaaatatattttaagagaaaaggttttgaaaagattgcaaacataagaaggtttttgaaaaagggagaagattttgaaaatttaagaatgggaggagatggagaggctatcctattgcgtaaaataaaagctaaggaaagaaacggtctaaccgaagaagaagccaacacttgacattatgagtcaaggtagatttcccatcctttggaatatcaatactaaaccaacattatcacttggggatccagatgaacttattgtcttagcaccactttgcattaagcacattaaaaattctgacgaaaatcgagcagagtaacggctgttttcgggtaaaatccttatctcaatgccttggaattaaccatcaagggctttcaaggaaatacctgcacacataaacagacaacaatccaatgccagacagacagaacaatcacagagtaataacagaatgagagtccagaggtcctaagtccataagtccgagtctccagaatgctagggatagtaaccaatagtccaaaagagagccttaggtgttttttagatttttgttatttattagtgttttagcataaaagtaaagtatggtccaagtggacaaaagaaaaatagcggaagcataaacatagcgtccaaatggacaaagagaaaatagcggaatataaacgtccaaatggacaaagagaaaatggcggaatgtaaatatgatgaaatgataaaataaagcgataaagcgagaaatataaagagcggtataataaattgcggaaattaaagttagttgttagatgttaaagataaccatcttgaaacttgtcaagtatgttatcaaagttagtagtaaagatcgatggtgagtgaaggatgttctcggatttaaattcaatggaactttatcagaagcttgataaaatcatagcgactacacgataaatttccataagtcttaaatcaaccgcatacaattctcttccatatttgatcttttttgtttattcgggacacgaaatattgcgctatgttaagcagatcgccaagtgatttatgtagaaatcaccctacaacgaggccggtcaaaactttatgtgctaatgcatgcgagagaagtgatatgtagatcactctccgaaagcaataccgcacgaaaagaaaataggtaacgatctagtctttaccaagaatccataagaattctcaaggtgtttaagactttcatcgatcaaaagaaaaaagaaggagaGGAAGAATGAAAatacataaagtaaaatcaactcacactatcattaatatcattcatctaatattatggatttggtcctttcaaacctatcaacatcctagatccaatgatattaatgaagtagaggaagaagaataaaatgcataaaaagataatcaaatcacactatcattaatatcattcatctaatattatagattaggtcatttcaaacctatcaacatcctagatccaatgatattaatggagtggaggaagaaggaagccaaaacaagcataaaaaaggcaaaaaacacattctgtcccaggggaaatcgatttgcctaaggaggaaattgatttcctttgtgcaggttttcaaatctggcgcagaaacggaatggaaatcgatttccctaaggaggaaatcgatttcctctgtgcagttttcaaaaaatcagcattaggaagcataaaacttgacttaagcaaacatacaaacaccttatgatcacatatccattggagcacgaattttccatcaaatcaccatcaaataagaccaatatagcatcaaagatgcatcacatacaagcacaaaagaatcacattatggtagatgaaaaaggatgatgaaaattaccaattcttgaacaaaacttagatccacttcaataatcaccaacacaaatcttgatctctcaacaattgaagaaaaaagagtgaaatgaaaggtggcttagctcaaagtttgtgaggttcaaggtgtgactcacaaactttatgaaagaacaaagagctttggtgaatttggtagggatgaggagagaaattgcaaggggttttttggctctccaagcttgagaaatgagagagtagtggcctctatttataggatgagagcaagagtagtggcaatttggtcattttctcttagttaattaacttgtgtttaattggtgattaaagtggcatttaaatggtaaaaaatggtaaaatgaggttaaaatggaattaatgaagggaattattttggtgaggtggaaaattggtaaaatgacaaaaatggtcaaagaaaataggtgccaaaatcaaatcaagcttccctctctattttttttgaattttgccttaaggaaatcgatttcccccaggagtgaaatcgatttcactctgttccagaagagaatttggcgcaaaatacactagggaaatcgatttgcccaggagggaaatcgatttcatgctgtccagaatgtgattttgttgaaaattgctgtagggaaatcgatttacccaagagggaaatcgatttcatcagtccaaaatgtggaaaatgccttgtttattacaTGTCTTGgcttgatacctacaaaacaaaagcctacaaagaaacaaagcaatatttttggtatttgggttagtataatatgcatacaagataaacaatcattggttcttgacggtccctcttattgatgaggtgagtgcaacaccacaaacaaaacttccaagtgaagctcttgattaatgattgggatataaatgatatatgatcttagggtcaaaaattggggtatgacacatacacACACATCAATCGCCAATCACACaagcacacaatcccaattgtttaaccgaaacaacgggcatcAACAATATATTCATGTCTCATCACAATATAGCATTCACATTTAAGCATAATGTAGCAATGAGAttaattcattctaatcatgcataattcacatattaaaattaccacatccatgatcatatatgacattagcatgtttaacaaccaattaaacaagtctcacatgaCTAAGGAGACATCCAGTTCCCTATACGGAACGGGACTGTTCTCGGGGGAAATAGTCACATACAATTTCACTCGACAAGACACACTAAGTGGGGTTCAAATATGATTAAAttaaacattctggtttggggaccaattttattagaaagtacacgtcgctagctttccaacgatataaagtttgcgcgaaacggacttacgacgcaaaagttacgaatttccgaagtttgctgattttccCCTCTGCacccagggtaaccgattacccaaactcagtaaccgattactggaaCTAAAAACGgcccaaaattgcatttttaacggtgtaatcggttacccaaagacccGTAACCGAATACCATGTAGCATAATCGATTTTTCTGCATTTTGAAGGTTCTAACCCTAATACAACTTCAATCCAAACACCTCTAACATCTCAGGATCATTCCAGACTAAATTATAACACATAGCAATGGTCCAATACATACAAACTCATTATAAAGCACAATTCCATCAATTATATCAAGCATGCAAAGAAACTATCTCATAATAACTCCCAATTCCTAACAATTAGTCTCACATGCAAGGATTCAATCACAATCTAATTCCAAGCATAAAAATCATTCTCAATTTCCTACCCAAGTCCTATCTAATGGAACTAACCTTGGCTAAATAGAGGTTAGAAGGATGTTCTCGCTGCCATTGGACTTCCACCATAGCCAAAGCTTTATCTCCAAGCTCACCAAACCCGTAACCCCTTTATAACTCATTTCAGCATGCATCATCCAACTTCAAACTCACATATCTCCTTCAAAGCAGAAGCTATAAATGCGAACCATgtatgcaaatcgaagagaatttttttagctttccaacgagaccagaatcgttacgatcggagttacgagcatagagttatacctgatttagtggagctgcacgatggaatacgaaaatggagGTATGAACTCCtttcttctcttgctcttaaGCTATTCCTCTTTTCTTCCTCtcataaattttgattttatgaACACTATCTTACCAAACATGTCTTAAGTTCCATGCACTCATGTTTAAAGGCCACAATACCCTTCAACTAAAAGATATTTACACCCTTGCCATGTAGTTTCATTTTAACTAATTCCCTTTTGTTTCTAACTAATCCACTTGTCTCTTCTCAATAATTCCTCATATGTACATTATCATGCTTAGACAATGAGGgatgttacattctcccccccccccccccttaaatagaattcgtcctcgaattctttctGTTCACCCCGAAAACCAACCCCTCATATCTAACCAATCAAGGGAAAGAATGTTACTCAAATTCCTCTttagataatctcactactctgtctgagggtcATTTCATACAAAGAAACATAATCTACCAAAATACTTGTGTCCCACCATACATGATTAGGAACCTTAACCGTCAGGCAACACGTCTATTCAGGTACTTCATCTTGACATACCTGGGGAAAGATCCTTCCAGGGTCTTTGACCTTCATtgctctgcactgaatctccaGAACTTCAGAAACCCTAATAATTCACTCATGTTGGATACCTGTTGTTCAAACTCTGTTGTGCTCACCTTTGTTCAACTCACACTATTGATTTACTCaggctccttgaattacttcccattCAAGAATTCCTTTTTGCCAAGACACTTCAATTTACTATCCACAATAATCCATACAGTGTTGTTAGGTGATCGCCAATTTCTTTGGTCTTAACTTCCGGTTTCCAAAGTGttaggatgattgtcccaaatttaccTTTACTTATAAAACTAAATCTCCTTACCTTAACCTttactccagtttagacataacaactatcaccgtaaaccgcgaaggggtaacatcttgcaactatagccttgacaCTCGACAACTTCACACAAGATCCTACTGATGAGAGGCAAAATTCAGCGGCTGACCTGTAAACATTGTCCAAGTCTTCTTGcacaatcatagtacacaagacataaccacaaagaacttgcggaaactgaatgtcctctctagccttcagcatttcgGCAGTCACGATACTATGTCCAACCCTTATGACTTACAAGCTAAACTGATGATCTCTAAACACATTGGACAACATGCCATCCACAAAACGTATTCCCAAGCCggcccattgacaacacctctcgagtttatggtgatccttgagagactagaATGAACGAAACGATGCTTCGAaaatttcccttaggaagatactttcatcccaacataaaatcctacaaatgGTCCGTTCATTCCTGCCTCCGACTTAtttgattcttccttgatccgttgcgctactttGATTCCAATgagtcacacaccttgaaatcctctgagtcacgttatatccataatccacttagtttccattaatacacaataattccttatctacagttgtccaattacaacacgtgccagaactccatatacatccatcgtcGACTACTACTCCTCGAAGTTGCGtactctccagaatcaagcttctacttactctgccattccatatagttcatctaccacaacttaggcacacgtttcgatctcatgacattgaaacccaaatactcgctgacttagaggttcgtccttgtcactgatttccacaacGTACAACTGCTATGTTTTTCCCTTCCAACAAGTCTGGTTGCTTAGCCGGTATAATAAACCCTTCAAAAacgtactgcagctcatgataactcttgcagttttacacaacttctacccaaccatacacctttaTTCTCTTTCCGTAGTATcacctcccatagccacactccattcacacagtcatctaatgttTGTTCCACCTCTGAGTCAgacactaaactgacttcctcggcggctgcatccttcattgcagtgcttccaacggtcggagtgtagccacaatgcaagaaattgcactttgtatttcgaacatctctcttatagactcctcagcagttctcaaaccaaaatttctatgctttaccaagattgacATTTCTTCACTCAGAGTATCTACAGACACTCTACCAGATACGTCACACATCAAACTAGTCCAAGATATAATTCGCATATTCCATCACCAGTCActaatggtacatgatagccactcgcTATgatgaccaggatatcatgatcgcacatgagtctcactctagacactcatgcaaaattgccaacttaacacttcacgaaacgagaacatcctcaaggtacaatctgatactaactcacACGATCACGATCattcagagtctccataagtatagtatcGGATCTTGATCCATCCCACTatcgcctgtctagttattcctctactaatTCGTGCAATCTATTTTCATGCAAATATGGAAATCTTCTTTTTATGTTTGTTTATACATTTTCATCTATTATTTTTAGTCAATGGATTTCATTTTTTTCTGGTggcttcatttttttcttcctcTTATTACTATTCATGACTTTACAACTATGTTATTTTACTATTTCCATAGACGTAGCTGCCTTGCTCTGTTCTGGAATTTACTAGAGACAGACTCTAAGCTATTGCACTTGCACTTGATTTTCTGTTTAGTTTATCATATTGAAGTTCAGTTTTCTAATTCAACTTTATTTTAGATATAGGTATTAATGTTAAATGCATTTACTTATATCTCCTTCTCTTTTCattataaaaaattcaaagaaaacccACCAAGTATGAAAATAATATATCTTGATTGTAACATTTCAATCATAGTCATAGAATCATATAATTGAAATTTATTATAAAGAtgtaaaatcaaattaattaataataaatgttctatttttttttttgtgacaaatcatatttaaaaatagaaaCATCAAGTTAATCAATAATAAGCGTCtatcttttaaaataatttattaagaaaataatttaaaatacctATTTTAATTAGGTGTTAGAATGCAATTAAATTATGTAATAATAGTCTTTTTGTAACTAGCCTTATTTGTAATAATAGCCTTCTTTGcaattaaattatatgtaataATAGCCTTAAAGGGAGTGAATCCATTTTTTAAAACAACATTTACCCCACTCGTCTCCTTTGACACTTGGCATTCATCTCCAGGGAATGGTGTCTGGTTATTTTCTGGGGCTTCTTCAGGCAATTTCGACAAAACAGAAATGGATTCTTCCTCATCTGCAACAACAACCAAAACAACTACTTAaatgataaaacaaaaaacaactagTTTAAGACATGGACACATCATTTACAGCTATCATCAAAATATTTACCGTCAAACAAAATGTCTTGACAAATTGGAGATACATTATCCATAGCAGCATTGACTGAATCAGTACCAGGTTCTACTTGTTCATCTCTGATACAATGTAAAACCCAACAAGTTTCCCAGTTTGGAGGAAAGCCAAGGTAAAAACTATTGAAAATCTGAGCATAAAGTAGAAAAGAAGGTAGCACTTAAACTCAAGATCATGAAATGAATAACATGTTGCAAGAGCAAGCAGCAAAGACATTGACAGTTATAAAAAGAAACCTCAGGAGTAAAACCTTTTTCGCGGGTGCGTTCCTCATTGATGATACCCCTAATGAAAATGTATATACCCTCGGCATTCTTAAGGGAATACACATCGTATCTTTCGACAATAGGAGAAGAATTAAACACGCGGACGGCTTCTCCCCTGAATCATAATATAAAATGTGAGTTTGTTAAAACATTATAAGTTTTGATATGATGTAAAACAAACCCTAAATAGTTCAAACCTAACACAGAAAATAGTTGAATAATCAGACAATATGAAAAGCCAAACGTGATAGTGGAAGTTACTTTCTGGAAGCGTTGCCAGAGATGCATAAACGGTTATCTGGGGATTTAACGAGCCACCAGCCGAATAATGTAACCTAGAGATGGATTGAAAGTGAGATTAGAGAGAAAAAGAAGTATGAGAAGAGAGAATTAAAAGGAAAAGAGAGTAAACCGATGGTAGGAAATGAGAGCCTGCGTTGGTGGCATTGGAACTCGAGTCTGCCATTGTTGAACTTCGCTCGACGGAGTGAAGGCGAAAGAGAATTCGCCGAAGAAGGCTATGTCGAAACTCGACAGAGGAGAAGGGGAACTTTGTTCACAACAAGTCTAATAACCATTATTTTCAACTCTAATTTCATGATTCCTTTTTTTCCAATTGTTttgatactattatttttttaattatatttctttttcttgaTATAACATACAAGTTTACTTTTGCTGAAATAATAGATAATGATATGTCAAAGGAGATAAATGTTATAAATAAATCTGGACTGACCTATGATGACTTGTGTGGTGGACCGAATCATATCCTTTGCCTTGGTCTAataagttttatatatatatatatatatatatatatatatatatatatatatatatatatatatatatatatatatatatatatatataaactcttCCTGGATTCTTATTAATTGGACTTTGATATCATTGCTTGTAGCACACCTGTCCAAATCTTGACACCCCCTacagtttttattttctttttcctagttaattattttaatataataaagtaattTAGTACTTAATTAAACCTGTTTAAGAGCCATATTTTATACCCCTACCCTAAATGTAATTTCATAATCTTAATCATTACTAACCTATTAATTAAATTtcacattaatttttttcaaaaaactcattCCAAATGCACAAGTGGAAACAACATTGGAATATGCACAGACCTTTCTCATATTCAACCCTAATAATTACTTGCGTATCAGTTACATTTCACATTAAAAAATTTCAGCTTCTTCCTAAACCCTAAACTAGGTTTAATATTTCAGCTTCTTCCTATTCGTATATGTTATTCTAATTTTGCCGCCAAGTTTTTCTTAAATCCTTTTGGTTTTCTATGAGAACTTTGAAGATTCGTATTGTTACCATTCTTTATCATGTAGTTAGGGGTTTTGTCAGATTTgtgtaaattaaattaattgattttgttattttgattaatgtttagggtttttgtgatatAGTGAGACATTTGCTCTGGTGGAGTCGCATCTATTCGAAGGTAAGAAAATCAATACTTCTTCCCCTTGATTTTGTTGTTTaggtatgtcataccccaatttttgaccctaagatcccgcATCCCAGGCTCTGTTTAAATCACATGAAGATCATGTGCGAGGTTCTATTGTGCCTCTCTCATTTTGAGCTCACCTACAGGGGAATCATTAGGCACCTCTTTGTTTGTATTTATAGTTATTATAGTTATCATGTTTACTAACCATtaatcaaaataccaaaaatatgtctttttgtGCATTGTAGGTGCTGAGCCAATAGCATTTATCTCCtatcctaaaatcagggtttttgGGGATCGACTCTCAATCAATTGGTTATCCATGGAAGTTTAATGGCTTAAACTTCAAAGATCATGCGCATCAAGTGATTATGTTTTCATCTGAACGTGCTTTGAGTTAGGGTTTGGTCCCTCTCAAGATTTCAAGTCATTCTTTCCATATGCATCTCAATGCTAAGGTTTTTCGTCAAGACGAACCATGAAAATCAGTAGTGCTATATATCACGAACAGTATTGTTCACGAATATCACGAaagctattttattttatactattatttaattttttaaaataattgcagttacatttatttgtttaaaataaaaaagaaagcatGGGGTAACAAGTAAATAACCAATTGCCACCGCCATAACTTTTGCACCCTCTAAAGGTAAACACATCATGGCATGCCAACCCAAAAACTAAGTCTGATGATAACAAAGGCCGAGGGATGCTTGATCTCAAACTGAAAACTACATAACATGTCATATTTGAGTCATGGTAAATTTATTCAAGTAATAAAGTGACGCACAGAGCAAAGGTATATTTTGGCATTAGCTTCTTCAATAGCCATTTGCTTGACGGCAGCCATGGAAGCAACACATATAAACGCAACGCAACAACCATGGACTGGACTCGTTTCCAATAAAGCAGATGTGGAACTCCCAGAGAGAAGGATGAACTCGATTTAGCTTTGGATGaaagaaaatttgttttttttattgggGGAGCAGGCGTAGCTACAATACTAATAATAGAGAGAAATTGAAAATGCGGGACACGTCGCGAAATTCGTTATTGTTTTTGTCGCGATAATTAGCAttattcataaataaatatatatgacatgtatatttatgtttttttattttaatttttgttactaACCTTTTGGATTTATAACCtcgattttaaaattcaatttaaaattaagttgaattttaaaattagaattaataaattcattttttgttattgtttttgttccATTTCTTATTGGTGCAATTAAAAAAGAAGGCCCATGAACATTCATGCTGCAGCCCATTTGTAATTAATTTACATCCTTGTTTACATTTTGTTCAAACCAAATAGCCCAGAAAAAGAAAAATCCATTTACGATAGCAGAAAAAACCGAAAAAAAGGAGATATTTTGCAGAGATGTGAGTCACGTTTTCCTCCCTCTCATTCCCAGCATGCGTTCACCACCCTCCTACACGCTTGAGGTTTTTTATTCCGCACGTATCGAATTCAGAATTCGCCTATAAAACCGACGCCTTGCATCAGTATCAGGGGAGGAAAAAGTTACAACGTTATGCTGCTAAAATCACTACAGCTTCCTCCTAACCTTCAAACCATTCTTCAATTCACCTTTAAATATCTGCAAACAAAAATCCAATACGCTTTACAATCCTAATTGATGCTCACTCAAGCTCAGGAGGAGGTTCAATTCATGAACTTTCTCTGAGCATTTGTTGAAGCTAAATCAACAACACTTTTGCTGCCTTAAGAGCTCGAAATTAAGAAGATTTAGAGAGGAAAATTAGCACTGTTACTCTGCTGAAtttgaaaatcaactttcctccAAACCTTTTTCATATCAACCTTCCTATCTCCATAACCATACCTTCATCGCATCTGAAACGAAACATTTAACCAAATCTGCAAATTCCTCCAATCCCAGAGTTACAGAGCTGAAACTCAACTCTACAACACACTCACACAAAACTTTTCAACAAACTCTGAACCGAGATCAAACCAGAAAACTTTCCTCCAAACCTTCCTCACTTTGCTGATCCACCTTCAAACCGAACTCATCTTCAAAACCGATTTGCTTAAGCAGATTCTTCACCATCATCTAGCCACCGTGAAAAACCGAACACACTTATCCTCCACACTACAAAACCTTCATCAAAACAGAACCACACCGTAGAAACTGACACAGCTTCGTATCCGCGACGTCTTCAACGACTCAACGAACATCGCAACGATCCGTCGTCATCAATACTGAGGCAACTTCGCACAACACCGCTCACAACCGCGATTTGTCAAACCGTTCATCGTGATGTTACTTTGAGAGGAAAATCTGGAAGCGTATATTTTAGCGTGAGAAAGAGAGAGGTTGAAAACAGAAAAAGCAGAGAGAAAGAAGAGCGTGGAACAAGGGACTGAAAGAAAGTTACAAGAGGCGGATCAGTATTTTGCTTCTCTAGGGTTAGTTTGCTTTGATCTCAGTATGGGCTTAAATGAAGCAGCCCATCCGAATTACTATGCCCACCATTCTGCTAATCATACACCCTTCATGGCTGACTTCAATTGGACCTTTGGGCCTCCATCAAGTAAAAGCCCATTCATTTTGTCTTTAGTTTTTCTAATACTCATTgtgtttttataatataaaaataccaaatatattttacaattaggttttatttcatatattcaaaaatacaaaaaaaaatctatattagtattagttttattattttttataacataaaaaaatactaaaatttgttttaagtttttttctttgatttaataCTTGATGATCCATTTGGTGAGAATTTGTGAATTTTACAATATCTCTCTTCTTCTAATccattcttttcttattttctttgaatcacaagttagaggcctaattcctctctaatatcaatggacttagggcgtcgataggatgaaaatccgaatccgcaatattatgTGATTGAGCTTAGATATGGAAGGAGCTTTGGAATATGGTTCCATCTttcacttctttttattttgatcgatgaaaatcTTCAACATCACGAGAATTCTTTTGGATTCTAGATGAAGATGAGAccactacctattttcttttcgtgcggtattgctttcggaaagtgATAtatatatcacttctctcgcatgcattagcacataaattgttgaccggcctcgttgtagggtgatttctatataaatcacttggcgatctgtttaacatagcgca encodes:
- the LOC131644050 gene encoding kinetochore-associated protein KNL-2 homolog, producing the protein MVKNLLKQIGFEDEFGLKVDQQSEEELSFSSVTLGLEEFADLVKCFVSDAMKVTLFGWWLVKSPDNRLCISGNASRKGEAVRVFNSSPIVERYDVYSLKNAEGIYIFIRGIINEERTREKGFTPEIFNSFYLGFPPNWETCWVLHCIRDEQVEPGTDSVNAAMDNVSPICQDILFDDEEESISVLSKLPEEAPENNQTPFPGDECQVSKETSGVNVVLKNGFTPFKAIITYNLIAKKAIITNKASYKKTIIT